One genomic segment of Arthrobacter sp. Marseille-P9274 includes these proteins:
- a CDS encoding response regulator transcription factor, translating into MTPSIRTVVVDDHAIFRSGLKSDLDARIEVVGEAATVEQAIEVIHALTPDVVLLDVHLPGGRGGGGAEVVAGCAALLGQTRFLALSVSDSAEDVVTVIRAGARGYVTKAISGAEISDAVARVAGGDAAFSPRLAGFVLDAFGTAAVASVDDELDKLSARELEVMRLIARGYSYKEVAKELFISIKTVETHVSAVLRKLQLSSRHELTRWAVDRRIL; encoded by the coding sequence ATGACCCCATCAATCCGCACGGTGGTCGTCGACGACCACGCCATTTTCAGGTCTGGCCTCAAGTCGGATCTGGACGCGCGGATCGAGGTGGTCGGCGAGGCGGCGACCGTGGAGCAAGCCATCGAGGTGATCCACGCGCTCACGCCGGATGTCGTTCTGCTGGACGTGCACCTGCCCGGGGGACGCGGCGGTGGCGGTGCGGAAGTCGTGGCGGGCTGCGCGGCGCTGCTGGGGCAGACCAGGTTCCTCGCGTTGAGCGTCTCCGATTCCGCGGAGGACGTGGTGACCGTCATCCGGGCCGGCGCCCGGGGCTATGTCACCAAGGCCATTTCCGGGGCGGAGATTTCCGACGCCGTGGCCCGGGTGGCCGGGGGAGACGCCGCGTTTTCGCCGCGACTGGCAGGGTTCGTGCTGGACGCTTTCGGGACCGCGGCCGTCGCCTCGGTGGACGATGAGCTGGACAAGCTGTCGGCCCGCGAGCTGGAAGTCATGCGGCTGATCGCCCGCGGCTACAGCTACAAGGAAGTGGCCAAGGAGCTGTTCATTTCCATCAAGACGGTGGAAACCCACGTCTCGGCCGTGCTGCGCAAGCTCCAGCTCTCCTCGCGGCACGAGCTGACCCGGTGGGCGGTGGACCGCCGCATCCTCTAG
- the secE gene encoding preprotein translocase subunit SecE: MTETAAGSSRRPSGKSPEKRGFFGKIILFIRQVIAELKKVVTPTRKELLNYTLVVIAFVVIMMLIVTVLDLVFGQGALFIFGDGAPEQ, from the coding sequence TTGACCGAAACGGCTGCCGGAAGCTCGAGACGCCCGTCGGGCAAGAGCCCCGAGAAGCGTGGATTCTTCGGCAAGATCATCCTCTTCATCCGCCAGGTCATCGCGGAGTTGAAGAAGGTCGTTACGCCGACCCGCAAGGAACTGCTCAACTACACGCTCGTGGTGATCGCCTTCGTCGTCATCATGATGCTGATCGTGACAGTCTTGGATCTCGTCTTCGGTCAGGGTGCGCTGTTCATCTTCGGTGACGGAGCGCCCGAACAGTAG
- a CDS encoding pyridoxal phosphate-dependent aminotransferase: MPATARISQRIAAIAESATLAVDAKAKALKAAGRPVIGFGAGEPDFPTPDYIVEAAIAAARQPKFHRYSPASGLPELKQAIAEKTKRDSGYEVEPAQVLVTNGGKQAVYESFATLLDPGDEVLVPTPYWTTYPEAIRLAGGVPVEVFAGPEQGYLVTVDQLEAALTERTKILLFVSPSNPTGAVYSPEQVAEIGKWAASKDLWVVTDEIYEHLTYDGMPFTSIATAAPELGDKVVILNGVAKTYAMTGWRVGWMIGPKDVIKAATNMQSHATSNVANVSQMAALAAVSGPLTAVDEMKVAFDRRRKAMVTALNEIEGVECPTPKGAFYAYADVRGLLGKEIGGVRPATSAELASLILDKVEVAVVPGEAFGPSGYVRLSYALGDEDLATGVGRLQEFLGTAK; encoded by the coding sequence ATGCCTGCCACCGCGCGCATCTCACAGCGCATCGCCGCCATTGCCGAATCCGCCACCCTGGCTGTCGATGCCAAGGCCAAAGCGTTGAAGGCAGCCGGCCGCCCGGTCATTGGGTTCGGCGCCGGCGAGCCCGACTTTCCCACCCCGGACTACATCGTGGAAGCAGCGATCGCTGCTGCCCGCCAGCCGAAGTTCCACCGCTACTCCCCCGCCAGCGGGCTTCCCGAGCTGAAGCAGGCCATCGCGGAGAAGACCAAGCGCGACTCCGGATACGAGGTGGAACCCGCCCAGGTGCTCGTGACCAACGGCGGCAAACAGGCCGTCTACGAATCCTTCGCCACCCTGCTTGACCCGGGCGATGAGGTCCTCGTGCCGACCCCGTACTGGACCACGTATCCGGAGGCCATCCGGCTCGCCGGCGGCGTCCCCGTCGAGGTTTTTGCGGGCCCGGAACAGGGTTACCTCGTTACCGTGGACCAGCTGGAAGCAGCCCTGACCGAGCGGACCAAGATCCTGCTGTTCGTCTCGCCGTCGAACCCCACCGGCGCCGTGTACTCGCCGGAACAGGTCGCCGAAATCGGAAAGTGGGCCGCGTCCAAGGACCTCTGGGTCGTCACGGACGAGATCTACGAGCACCTGACCTATGACGGCATGCCCTTCACCTCCATCGCCACTGCGGCACCTGAACTGGGCGACAAGGTCGTCATCCTCAACGGTGTGGCCAAGACATACGCGATGACAGGCTGGCGTGTCGGATGGATGATCGGGCCCAAGGACGTCATCAAAGCGGCGACGAACATGCAGTCCCACGCCACGTCCAACGTCGCCAACGTGTCCCAGATGGCAGCCCTGGCCGCGGTTTCCGGGCCGCTGACCGCCGTCGACGAGATGAAGGTCGCCTTCGACCGCCGGCGCAAGGCAATGGTCACGGCGCTCAACGAGATCGAGGGTGTGGAATGTCCGACGCCCAAGGGCGCGTTCTACGCCTACGCGGACGTCCGCGGGCTCCTCGGCAAGGAGATCGGCGGCGTACGTCCGGCGACATCGGCCGAGCTGGCGTCGCTCATCCTGGACAAGGTCGAGGTGGCCGTGGTCCCGGGTGAGGCCTTCGGTCCCTCCGGGTATGTCCGCCTGTCCTACGCCCTCGGCGACGAGGACCTGGCCACCGGCGTCGGCCGGCTCCAGGAGTTCCTCGGCACTGCCAAGTAG
- a CDS encoding FAD-dependent oxidoreductase, whose translation MASMPPWTEQSPRREHPEHRRTSCIVAGGGPAGIMLGLLLARAGVDVTVLEKHADFLRDFRGDTVHASTIRLLDELGLGEDFRRLPQSRLDNFQLPLPDGSRLPLGDFGRLRAPYNYVAMLPQWDFLNFLAEAAAREPTFRLQMNSEVIALLYEDGRVTGVRYRNRDAGTGRSRPAESAVPDSELRAELVVACDGRHSTLRRLAGLIPREYSVPFDVWWFRLPRHADELGGIASIVPSFGPDEAMVALFRQDYFQIGYLTHKGQDARLRAEGVERFRERVRRLRPDFADRLGTIESFDDVQMLDVRLNRLRRWYRAGLLCSGDAAHAMSPAGGVGINLAIQDAVAAASLLAAPLRRGQVRRRDLASVQRRRQPPTLLVQAAQRRLHKILFSGTSAGRPAGVPRLLVFAARHLPRLRALPARMIAFGPLPEHAPPFARR comes from the coding sequence ATGGCATCCATGCCCCCGTGGACGGAGCAGTCGCCGCGACGGGAACATCCGGAACACCGCAGGACCTCTTGCATCGTTGCCGGCGGAGGGCCCGCCGGAATCATGCTGGGCTTGCTGCTCGCGCGCGCCGGGGTGGATGTCACCGTGCTGGAGAAGCACGCGGACTTTCTCCGGGATTTCCGCGGGGACACGGTCCATGCCTCCACCATCCGGCTTCTGGACGAACTCGGCTTGGGCGAGGACTTCCGCCGGCTGCCGCAGAGCCGGCTCGATAATTTCCAGCTGCCGCTGCCGGACGGCAGCCGGCTGCCATTGGGTGACTTCGGGCGGCTGCGGGCCCCCTACAACTATGTAGCGATGCTGCCGCAGTGGGATTTCCTGAATTTCCTCGCCGAGGCCGCCGCCCGCGAACCAACGTTCCGGCTGCAGATGAATTCAGAGGTCATCGCCCTGCTCTACGAAGATGGCCGGGTCACCGGGGTGCGCTACCGTAACCGCGACGCCGGCACCGGCCGATCGCGGCCTGCTGAGAGTGCGGTACCCGATTCGGAACTGCGCGCAGAGCTGGTTGTTGCGTGCGACGGCAGACATTCGACCTTGCGGAGGCTCGCCGGACTCATACCGAGGGAGTATTCCGTGCCTTTCGATGTCTGGTGGTTCCGGCTTCCCCGGCATGCGGATGAGCTCGGAGGGATTGCCAGCATTGTGCCGTCCTTCGGGCCCGACGAAGCGATGGTGGCGCTCTTCCGGCAGGACTACTTCCAGATCGGTTACCTGACGCACAAGGGCCAGGACGCCCGGCTGAGGGCCGAGGGCGTGGAGCGCTTCCGCGAGCGGGTGCGCAGGCTGCGGCCGGACTTCGCGGATCGGCTGGGCACGATCGAATCCTTTGACGACGTGCAAATGCTCGACGTTCGGCTGAACAGGTTGCGCCGCTGGTACCGGGCGGGGCTGCTCTGCAGCGGCGATGCGGCACACGCTATGTCGCCGGCTGGCGGAGTCGGTATCAATCTGGCCATCCAGGATGCCGTCGCGGCCGCAAGCCTCCTGGCCGCGCCTTTGCGGCGCGGCCAGGTGAGAAGACGGGACCTCGCCAGCGTGCAGAGACGGCGGCAACCGCCTACCCTGCTGGTCCAAGCGGCGCAGCGCCGGCTGCACAAAATCCTCTTTTCGGGGACGTCCGCCGGCCGCCCCGCCGGAGTGCCGCGGCTGCTGGTCTTCGCCGCCCGGCATCTGCCGCGGCTGCGCGCGCTACCCGCGCGCATGATCGCCTTCGGGCCGTTGCCGGAGCACGCGCCGCCGTTCGCCCGGCGCTGA